One window from the genome of Pelodictyon luteolum DSM 273 encodes:
- a CDS encoding iron-containing alcohol dehydrogenase codes for MQFFLSTDITIGVHEALSIHPHLASLRVSRPGIIHDAAIADSPYFRDVLKNLTAASPGAVVYCNDFKGEPTYRHLEDVAGFFRPKAIDSVIAIGGGSTMDLGKGIALLMTNEVPALSLKGFPADVLDPLPLITVPSLLGSGAEVSYNAVFIDEDAGRKLGINSRKNFPKKCVIDPQLSMTAPTESVIASAMDSLVHCVDSFGSVKHTPLSRIFSIEGFRRTFYALVQDQLDRAESRIDLAIGSVCGTAALMNSGDGPTNGFAYYLGVRHRVPHGLAGAIFLKEVMRYNHLQGYDKYAMLNPTGACSTQSDATAELLAEMDTIYRRYRIANLVPYGYGSGNAAEFAREASGALQGSFSGNPVPFDGAAAEAVVRNLV; via the coding sequence ATGCAATTCTTTCTTTCCACGGACATCACCATCGGGGTGCATGAAGCGCTCTCGATCCATCCGCACCTGGCATCTTTGCGGGTTTCACGTCCAGGCATCATCCATGATGCCGCCATTGCCGATTCCCCCTATTTCAGGGACGTATTGAAGAACCTCACGGCAGCCAGTCCCGGGGCCGTCGTCTACTGCAACGACTTCAAGGGTGAGCCGACCTACCGCCATCTTGAGGATGTCGCCGGTTTTTTCCGCCCGAAAGCGATTGACTCCGTCATCGCCATCGGCGGCGGCAGCACCATGGACCTTGGCAAGGGCATCGCCCTTCTCATGACAAACGAGGTGCCGGCTCTTTCCCTGAAAGGGTTCCCGGCCGATGTCCTTGACCCGCTTCCGCTCATCACCGTGCCCTCCCTTCTCGGCAGCGGTGCGGAGGTCAGCTACAATGCCGTCTTCATCGACGAGGACGCCGGGCGCAAGCTCGGCATCAACAGCCGGAAGAACTTCCCGAAAAAGTGCGTCATCGACCCCCAGCTCTCCATGACTGCGCCGACGGAGAGCGTCATCGCCTCGGCGATGGACAGCCTGGTGCACTGTGTCGACAGCTTCGGTTCCGTGAAGCATACCCCGCTGAGCAGGATTTTCTCCATAGAAGGGTTCCGCCGCACCTTCTATGCTCTGGTGCAGGACCAGCTCGACCGGGCAGAGTCGAGAATCGACCTTGCCATCGGCAGCGTCTGCGGTACGGCTGCGCTCATGAACTCCGGAGACGGCCCGACCAACGGCTTTGCATACTACCTCGGTGTCCGGCACCGGGTGCCGCACGGCCTTGCCGGCGCAATCTTCCTCAAGGAGGTCATGCGCTACAACCATCTGCAGGGATATGATAAATACGCAATGCTGAACCCCACCGGAGCCTGCAGCACTCAGAGTGACGCCACCGCAGAGCTTCTTGCCGAGATGGACACCATCTATCGTCGTTACCGTATTGCGAACCTGGTGCCATACGGCTACGGCAGCGGCAACGCTGCTGAGTTTGCCCGCGAAGCTTCGGGTGCCCTGCAGGGGTCGTTTTCCGGCAACCCTGTTCCATTTGACGGCGCTGCTGCTGAGGCGGTGGTCCGCAATCTGGTCTGA
- a CDS encoding cytidylyltransferase domain-containing protein: MHTVAVIPARGGSKGLPGKNIHPVAGRPLLAWSIMQARSAHSVERVVVSTDDGAIADVALRYGAEVVRRPPELSGDTATSESAILHTLDTLAAGGAPDPDAVVFLQATSPLRKPDDIDLAVERFMTEKADSLISLTRADDLTIWEEAETGWQSVNFDWRNRGMRQDRPAQYIENGSIYIFSPRILRETGNRIGGKLAAYPMEFWQTWEIDTVEEIALIEFFLKSKGLAAPQPVNP, translated from the coding sequence ATGCACACTGTTGCCGTCATCCCGGCAAGGGGTGGCTCCAAAGGCCTGCCCGGTAAGAACATCCACCCTGTGGCGGGCCGCCCTCTCCTCGCCTGGAGCATCATGCAGGCCCGCTCTGCCCATTCTGTCGAGAGGGTCGTTGTGTCGACCGATGACGGGGCTATCGCCGATGTTGCCCTTCGGTACGGGGCCGAAGTGGTCCGGCGCCCCCCCGAGCTGTCGGGCGATACCGCCACCTCTGAATCCGCCATCCTCCACACCCTCGACACCCTTGCCGCCGGCGGTGCCCCGGATCCCGACGCCGTGGTGTTTCTTCAGGCGACCTCTCCGCTCCGGAAGCCCGATGATATCGACCTGGCAGTGGAGCGCTTCATGACGGAGAAAGCCGATTCCCTCATTTCCCTCACGCGTGCAGACGACCTGACCATCTGGGAGGAGGCAGAAACCGGCTGGCAGAGCGTCAACTTCGACTGGCGGAACCGCGGCATGCGCCAGGACCGTCCGGCGCAGTACATCGAGAATGGCTCCATCTACATATTCAGCCCCCGTATTCTCAGGGAGACCGGCAATCGCATCGGCGGAAAGCTTGCGGCCTACCCGATGGAGTTCTGGCAGACCTGGGAGATCGACACCGTCGAAGAAATAGCCTTAATTGAATTCTTTCTGAAGAGCAAAGGGCTTGCGGCCCCACAGCCCGTCAACCCTTAA